The proteins below are encoded in one region of Clostridium pasteurianum DSM 525 = ATCC 6013:
- a CDS encoding polyprenyl synthetase family protein translates to MKFEALKSEVDVWLNNYFSNKGTYNKKIYEAMKYSIDIGGKRVRPMLHCLTYEMFNENYREVIAVACAIEMIHTYSLIHDDLPCMDDDDLRRGHPTNHKIFGEALAVLAGDGLLNEAMSLMFDYCKDRGKNELLACKIISDSAGAEGMIGGQVVDILSEGKKISYETLSYMHRKKTGELIKASILSGAIIGRASDREIDKLSDFGSKLGLAFQIKDDILDVVGNEEVMGKPVNSDIDNNKTNFISTFGLEDCKNKCRELTKECMNILDDVDRDTLNLKELTKTLLYREK, encoded by the coding sequence ATGAAATTTGAAGCTTTAAAAAGTGAAGTGGATGTATGGTTAAATAATTATTTTAGTAATAAAGGTACTTATAATAAAAAAATATATGAAGCCATGAAATACAGCATAGATATTGGCGGTAAGAGAGTGAGACCAATGCTTCACTGTTTAACTTACGAAATGTTTAATGAAAATTATAGAGAAGTAATAGCTGTAGCCTGTGCAATAGAAATGATTCATACTTATTCTTTAATACATGATGATTTGCCATGTATGGATGATGATGATCTTAGAAGAGGGCATCCTACAAATCATAAAATTTTTGGAGAAGCATTGGCGGTGTTGGCAGGGGATGGATTACTGAATGAAGCTATGAGTCTAATGTTTGACTACTGCAAAGATAGAGGAAAAAATGAATTATTGGCTTGTAAAATTATATCTGATAGTGCTGGAGCAGAAGGAATGATTGGAGGACAGGTAGTAGATATTTTAAGTGAGGGTAAGAAAATATCCTATGAAACCCTTAGTTATATGCATAGAAAAAAGACTGGGGAATTAATCAAAGCCTCTATACTTTCAGGGGCTATAATTGGAAGAGCATCAGATAGGGAGATAGATAAATTATCTGATTTTGGGAGTAAACTAGGACTTGCCTTTCAAATAAAAGATGATATATTGGATGTTGTTGGGAATGAAGAGGTTATGGGAAAGCCTGTGAATAGTGATATAGATAATAACAAAACCAATTTTATAAGTACCTTTGGTCTTGAAGATTGTAAAAATAAATGCAGAGAGCTAACTAAAGAATGTATGAATATTTTAGATGATGTAGATAGAGATACATTGAATCTTAAGGAATTAACTAAAACTTTACTATATAGAGAAAAATGA
- a CDS encoding CNNM domain-containing protein, which yields MSKKINRKETTKDRRKWILTILVWSILISSSISLLSDSLLSKVNMLVAFIVLAFIIIAGIIFDIVGIAVTTADETPFHAMAAKKIHGAKIAIRLLRNADKVSTFCNDVVGDIAGIISGSVGFFIAQKVTHNFTNINFTGVNVAIGAIVASITICGKSIGKTYALENNSIIVSKVSKLLYLIVKDR from the coding sequence ATGTCAAAAAAGATCAATAGAAAAGAGACTACAAAGGATAGAAGAAAGTGGATTTTAACAATTTTAGTGTGGTCAATATTGATAAGCAGCAGTATTTCTCTTTTGTCTGATTCGCTACTAAGTAAGGTTAATATGTTAGTAGCTTTTATTGTGTTGGCTTTTATTATAATTGCAGGTATAATCTTTGATATAGTAGGTATAGCAGTTACTACAGCAGATGAAACACCTTTTCATGCTATGGCTGCAAAAAAGATACATGGAGCAAAAATAGCTATAAGACTTCTAAGAAATGCTGATAAAGTTTCTACTTTTTGTAATGATGTGGTAGGAGATATTGCAGGAATAATTAGTGGTTCTGTTGGCTTTTTTATAGCACAAAAGGTTACACATAATTTTACCAATATTAATTTTACTGGTGTGAATGTGGCCATTGGAGCGATAGTTGCGTCTATCACTATATGTGGTAAATCCATTGGGAAGACTTATGCTTTAGAAAATAATAGCATTATAGTTTCTAAAGTTTCTAAGCTACTATATCTAATAGTAAAGGATAGATGA
- the dxs gene encoding 1-deoxy-D-xylulose-5-phosphate synthase → MTYILDKYKDIDEIKNMSSEELNIFSQEIRQFLINSVSKTGGHLASNLGVVELTLSLYKVFNFRKDKLIWDVGHQSYVHKILTGRIKYFSKLRKYGGISGFPKREESYFDIFDTGHSSTSISAGLGISRARDLNGDNYEVVSVIGDGALTGGMAYEALNDLGYSKTKMIIILNDNQMSISKNVGGMSKYLNKIRIDPAYNKFKQEVNNTLRKTNIGVGVANSLQKIKDGFKQLFIPGMLFEDMGIKYLGPIDGHNINELVQVLNLAKNIKGPVLVHIITRKGKGYDFAEKNPNKFHGIGPFDCDSGEICSIKGLTYSKVFGKEMINLAKENKKIVAVTAAMPDGTGLNNFAEKFPKRFFDVGIAEQHAVTLCAGMATQGIKPVFAVYSTFLQRAYDQVLHDVCIQKLPVIFAIDRAGIVGEDGETHQGIFDLSYLTQMPNMTVMSPKCIEELVYMLRWAVNDNKGPIAIRYPRGVDNGDIKLKPLKDFFRGKWEIIQKEGNIAIIASGKMVQTAILVKEKLLKLNIKTTIINAQFIKPIDKDIIKRLVNENYKIITLEDNILHGALGSSILEYVNTLECKHNILTLGYKDKFVTQGNVDLLYKLHGLDVEGVFQSILKFI, encoded by the coding sequence ATGACATATATACTTGATAAGTATAAGGATATAGATGAAATAAAAAATATGAGCTCAGAAGAACTTAATATATTTTCACAGGAAATAAGACAATTTTTAATAAACAGTGTATCGAAAACTGGAGGACATCTAGCATCAAATCTTGGTGTGGTGGAATTAACTTTAAGTTTATACAAGGTGTTCAATTTTAGAAAAGATAAATTAATTTGGGATGTAGGACATCAATCTTATGTACATAAAATATTAACAGGAAGAATAAAATATTTCTCCAAACTTAGAAAATATGGAGGGATAAGCGGTTTCCCAAAACGTGAAGAAAGTTATTTTGATATATTTGATACTGGACATAGTAGTACATCTATATCAGCAGGGCTTGGAATTTCAAGGGCTAGAGATCTAAATGGAGATAATTATGAAGTAGTATCAGTTATTGGGGATGGTGCACTGACCGGTGGAATGGCCTATGAGGCACTTAATGATTTAGGTTATAGTAAGACTAAAATGATAATAATTTTAAATGACAATCAAATGTCAATTTCTAAAAATGTGGGTGGAATGTCTAAATATCTAAATAAAATAAGAATTGATCCTGCCTACAATAAATTTAAACAAGAAGTAAATAATACTTTAAGAAAGACAAATATAGGAGTGGGTGTAGCTAATTCCCTTCAGAAGATAAAAGATGGATTTAAACAGCTCTTTATTCCCGGGATGCTCTTTGAAGATATGGGAATTAAATATTTAGGGCCTATAGATGGACATAATATAAATGAATTGGTACAAGTATTAAATTTAGCTAAAAATATAAAAGGACCCGTTTTAGTACATATTATTACAAGAAAAGGAAAAGGCTATGACTTTGCTGAGAAAAATCCAAATAAGTTTCATGGCATAGGTCCTTTTGATTGTGATAGTGGAGAAATATGCTCTATAAAAGGATTAACTTATTCAAAGGTATTTGGCAAAGAAATGATAAATTTAGCTAAAGAAAATAAAAAAATAGTAGCAGTCACTGCTGCTATGCCAGATGGAACGGGCTTAAACAATTTTGCAGAAAAATTTCCAAAGAGGTTTTTTGATGTAGGCATAGCAGAGCAGCATGCAGTGACTCTTTGTGCAGGAATGGCTACGCAGGGAATAAAACCTGTATTTGCTGTGTATTCTACATTTTTACAAAGGGCCTACGATCAAGTACTGCATGATGTATGTATTCAAAAATTGCCAGTGATTTTTGCTATAGATAGAGCGGGAATAGTGGGAGAAGATGGTGAAACTCATCAGGGAATATTTGATTTATCCTATTTGACTCAAATGCCAAATATGACAGTAATGAGTCCAAAATGTATTGAGGAACTTGTATATATGTTAAGATGGGCAGTTAATGATAATAAAGGACCTATTGCTATAAGATATCCAAGAGGAGTAGACAATGGAGATATTAAATTAAAGCCTCTAAAGGATTTTTTTAGAGGAAAGTGGGAAATAATTCAGAAAGAAGGCAATATTGCAATAATAGCTTCTGGGAAAATGGTACAGACAGCAATACTGGTGAAAGAAAAACTTTTGAAGTTAAATATTAAAACCACTATAATAAATGCCCAGTTTATAAAGCCTATAGACAAGGATATAATAAAAAGGTTAGTGAATGAGAATTATAAAATAATTACTTTAGAAGATAATATTTTGCATGGTGCACTAGGATCTTCTATATTAGAATATGTTAATACACTTGAATGTAAACATAATATATTGACACTGGGATATAAGGATAAATTTGTTACTCAGGGAAATGTAGATTTATTATATAAATTACATGGATTAGATGTAGAAGGGGTTTTTCAAAGTATTTTAAAATTTATCTGA
- a CDS encoding TlyA family RNA methyltransferase, translating to MGEAKERLDVLLVKKGLFQSRERARASIMAGEIFIDDVRYDKCGEKVKESSNIVFKGETMPYVSRGGYKLEKAIKSFIIELKDKVCFDIGASTGGFTDCMLQNGAKRVFSIDVGYGQFAWKLRNDPRVVCMERTNVRYVKKEDIGEIGQFASIDVSFISLKKVIPAVLDLLEDKGEIVALIKPQFEAGREKVGKKGVVREPFVHREVIEGIADFLVQNNLKIIGLDYSPIKGPEGNIEYLIFFNKEDSTHSKFSLENIEQVVKRAHGQLD from the coding sequence ATGGGTGAAGCAAAAGAAAGATTAGATGTTTTATTAGTAAAGAAGGGCTTATTTCAATCAAGGGAAAGAGCAAGAGCCAGTATAATGGCAGGAGAGATTTTTATAGATGATGTGAGATATGATAAATGCGGTGAAAAGGTAAAAGAGTCATCTAATATAGTGTTTAAAGGAGAAACTATGCCCTATGTTAGTAGAGGCGGGTATAAACTTGAAAAAGCAATTAAATCCTTTATAATAGAATTAAAAGATAAGGTCTGCTTTGATATAGGAGCATCTACAGGAGGTTTCACAGACTGTATGCTTCAAAATGGAGCTAAAAGAGTATTTTCTATAGATGTAGGTTATGGACAGTTTGCTTGGAAACTTAGAAATGACCCTAGAGTTGTCTGTATGGAAAGAACTAATGTAAGATATGTAAAGAAAGAAGATATAGGTGAAATAGGACAATTTGCAAGTATAGATGTTTCTTTTATATCATTAAAAAAAGTAATTCCAGCCGTTTTAGATTTATTAGAGGATAAGGGTGAAATTGTAGCTTTGATTAAACCACAATTTGAAGCGGGAAGAGAAAAAGTTGGTAAAAAAGGTGTTGTAAGAGAGCCATTTGTTCATAGAGAAGTTATTGAAGGAATAGCAGATTTTTTAGTACAAAATAATTTAAAAATAATTGGACTGGATTATTCACCTATAAAAGGTCCGGAAGGTAATATAGAGTATCTCATATTTTTTAATAAAGAAGATAGTACTCATAGTAAATTTTCATTAGAAAATATAGAGCAGGTGGTAAAGAGGGCTCATGGTCAGTTGGATTAG